In the Arthrobacter sp. 31Y genome, one interval contains:
- a CDS encoding bifunctional methylenetetrahydrofolate dehydrogenase/methenyltetrahydrofolate cyclohydrolase yields the protein MTQSTAQILDGKATAAAIKAELTTRVSVLAAKGIVPGLGTILVGSDPGSTWYVGGKHKDCAEVGIQSIRRDLPEDISQEDLLAVVRELNDNPECTGYIVQLPLPKHIDQDVILEAMDPDKDADGLHPMNLGRLVANVNGEMKSPLPCTPKGCVELLRRHNIELKGKRVLVVGRGVTIGRPIGLLLTRKEVNATVILAHTGTVDLPAELKQADVVIAAAGVPHMIKAEDLKPGAIVLDVGVSRVDDGNGKAVVTGDVDPAAADVAAWLSPNPGGVGPMTRAMLLANVVESAERQAGIA from the coding sequence ATGACACAGTCCACCGCACAGATCCTTGACGGCAAGGCCACCGCCGCAGCCATCAAGGCAGAACTGACCACTCGCGTTTCCGTCCTGGCCGCCAAGGGAATCGTCCCCGGCCTGGGCACCATCCTGGTGGGCTCCGACCCCGGCAGCACTTGGTACGTGGGCGGCAAGCACAAGGACTGCGCCGAGGTTGGCATCCAGTCCATCCGCCGCGACCTCCCTGAGGACATCAGCCAGGAAGACCTCCTGGCGGTTGTCCGCGAGCTGAACGACAACCCGGAATGCACGGGTTACATCGTCCAGCTGCCTCTGCCCAAGCACATTGACCAGGACGTCATCCTCGAAGCTATGGATCCTGACAAGGATGCCGACGGCCTGCACCCGATGAACCTTGGCCGTCTGGTGGCCAACGTCAACGGCGAAATGAAGTCCCCGCTGCCCTGCACACCCAAGGGCTGTGTGGAGTTGCTCCGCCGCCACAACATTGAACTCAAGGGCAAGCGCGTCCTGGTGGTTGGCCGCGGCGTGACCATCGGGCGCCCGATTGGCCTCTTGCTGACCCGCAAGGAAGTCAACGCCACGGTGATCCTGGCCCACACCGGGACGGTGGACCTGCCCGCAGAACTGAAGCAGGCCGACGTCGTGATTGCCGCTGCCGGCGTGCCGCACATGATCAAAGCTGAAGACCTCAAGCCGGGCGCCATAGTGCTCGACGTCGGCGTCAGCCGCGTGGACGATGGCAACGGCAAAGCAGTGGTCACCGGAGATGTGGACCCGGCGGCTGCCGACGTCGCCGCTTGGCTGTCCCCGAACCCGGGCGGCGTAGGTCCGATGACCCGGGCCATGCTGCTAGCGAACGTTGTGGAGAGCGCTGAGCGCCAGGCAGGCATCGCTTAG
- a CDS encoding flavin monoamine oxidase family protein: MTIATELPVVDTPGDDAAEKAPITMLNPDFPFSYDHYLAHPDGLGSIPEELYGTEVAIIGAGLSGLVTAYELMKLGLKPVIYEADQIGGRLRTASFPSAPGVVADLGGMRFPVSGKAFYHYVDLLGLETNEFPNPMAPATSSTVIELAGKKHYATTADELPEFFREVADAWKAAVNDGAAFAEMQEAIKARDTKRIKELWNALLPELDEQTFYGFIAASKSFKEAGFAHREAFGQVGFGTGGWDTDFPNSILEILRVVYTDADDQHRSIAGGAQRLPEALWNHAPSGLKYWPDGTSLASLHSGSPRGAVDNIRRAENGDLLVRENWGREAPYQAVVTTCQSWLLSTRIHTEEALFPAELWTAIERSHYMQSSKTFVMVDRPFWKDIDPETGREVLSMTLTDRLNRATYLLDDGPDKPAVILLSYTWNDDALKWLALSAEERVKLMLHSLQQIYPGVDIASHIVGQPITVSWEADPNFMGAFKANLPGHYRYQQRLFTHFKQEQLPESQRGIFLAGDDVSFTAGWAEGAVTTGLNAVWGVVNHLGGSSAAGNPGPGDLLDELGPISLD; encoded by the coding sequence ATGACCATCGCCACTGAACTTCCCGTCGTCGACACCCCCGGCGACGACGCAGCTGAAAAAGCACCCATCACCATGCTGAACCCGGACTTCCCGTTCAGCTACGACCATTACCTGGCGCACCCGGACGGTTTGGGCTCCATCCCCGAGGAGCTGTACGGGACGGAAGTGGCCATCATCGGCGCCGGCCTGTCCGGGCTGGTCACTGCGTATGAACTCATGAAGCTCGGCCTCAAGCCGGTCATCTATGAGGCCGACCAGATAGGTGGCCGACTCCGGACAGCCAGCTTCCCTTCGGCTCCCGGCGTGGTGGCCGATCTCGGTGGCATGCGGTTCCCGGTGTCCGGCAAGGCGTTCTACCACTACGTGGACCTGCTTGGCTTGGAGACGAACGAGTTCCCCAACCCCATGGCGCCGGCCACGTCCAGTACGGTGATCGAGCTCGCGGGCAAGAAGCACTACGCCACCACGGCCGACGAACTGCCGGAATTCTTCCGCGAAGTGGCCGACGCCTGGAAAGCCGCCGTCAACGACGGTGCAGCGTTCGCTGAAATGCAGGAAGCCATCAAGGCCCGCGACACCAAGCGGATCAAGGAACTGTGGAACGCGCTCCTGCCAGAGTTGGATGAGCAGACCTTCTATGGCTTCATCGCCGCCAGCAAGTCCTTCAAAGAAGCCGGCTTTGCCCACCGCGAAGCCTTCGGCCAAGTGGGCTTCGGCACCGGCGGTTGGGACACCGACTTCCCCAACTCCATCCTCGAAATCCTTCGAGTGGTCTACACCGACGCGGATGACCAGCACCGCTCCATCGCGGGAGGAGCGCAAAGGCTCCCCGAGGCACTCTGGAACCACGCGCCGTCGGGCCTTAAGTATTGGCCGGACGGCACCTCGCTCGCGTCCCTGCACAGCGGTTCGCCCCGCGGAGCCGTGGACAACATCCGCCGGGCAGAGAACGGCGACCTCCTGGTCCGCGAGAACTGGGGACGCGAGGCCCCGTACCAAGCCGTGGTGACCACGTGCCAGTCCTGGCTGCTGTCCACGCGAATCCACACCGAGGAAGCGCTGTTCCCGGCGGAGCTGTGGACGGCCATTGAGCGCTCGCACTACATGCAGTCGTCCAAGACTTTCGTGATGGTGGACCGACCGTTCTGGAAGGACATTGACCCGGAGACCGGCCGCGAGGTCCTGTCCATGACGCTCACCGACCGCCTCAACCGGGCTACGTACTTGCTCGACGACGGCCCGGACAAGCCCGCTGTCATCCTCCTGTCCTACACGTGGAACGACGACGCTTTGAAGTGGTTGGCCCTGAGTGCCGAAGAGCGCGTCAAACTGATGCTCCACTCGCTGCAGCAGATCTACCCGGGCGTGGACATTGCCAGCCACATCGTCGGTCAGCCGATCACGGTGTCCTGGGAAGCGGATCCCAACTTCATGGGGGCTTTCAAGGCCAACCTGCCCGGGCACTACCGCTACCAGCAGCGGCTCTTCACGCACTTCAAGCAGGAGCAGTTGCCGGAAAGCCAGCGCGGTATTTTCCTCGCCGGGGACGACGTCTCCTTCACGGCCGGCTGGGCAGAAGGGGCCGTGACCACTGGCCTGAACGCTGTTTGGGGCGTGGTGAACCACCTGGGTGGCTCGTCGGCCGCCGGAAACCCAGGCCCGGGCGACTTGCTGGACGAACTCGGCCCGATCAGCCTGGATTAA
- the glyA gene encoding serine hydroxymethyltransferase: MTTTTTSASVSNQSLADLDPEIAAVLNQELGRQRGTLEMIASENFAPRAVMEAQGSVLTNKYAEGYPGRRYYGGCEYVDVAEQLAIDRVKELFGAEYANVQPHSGAQANAAALSAMITPGDKILGLSLAHGGHLTHGMKLNFSGKLYNVAAYQVEEDNFRIDMDKLREQAIAEKPQVIIAGWSAYPRHLDFAAFRSIADEVGALLWTDMAHFAGLVAAGLHPSPVPYSDVVTSTVHKTLAGPRSGVILGKQEWAKKLNSSVFPGQQGGPLMHVIAAKAVAFKIAGGEEFKERQERVLEGAKIIADRLNQSDVAEAGVSVLTGGTDVHLVLVDLRNSQLDGQQAEDLLHSAGITVNRNSVPFDPRPPMVTSGLRIGTPALATRGFGATEFTEVAEIIATALKAGSAADVESLQARVDKLAADFPLYPQHEQW; the protein is encoded by the coding sequence GTGACTACCACAACCACTTCCGCGTCTGTCAGCAACCAGTCGCTCGCCGATCTCGATCCCGAGATTGCAGCAGTCCTCAACCAGGAACTTGGCCGTCAGCGCGGCACCCTGGAAATGATTGCGTCCGAAAACTTTGCGCCCCGCGCGGTGATGGAAGCCCAGGGCTCCGTCCTGACCAACAAGTACGCCGAGGGCTACCCGGGCCGCCGCTACTACGGCGGTTGTGAATACGTCGACGTCGCTGAGCAGCTCGCCATCGACCGCGTCAAGGAACTCTTCGGCGCCGAGTACGCCAACGTCCAGCCGCACTCCGGTGCCCAGGCGAACGCTGCAGCACTCTCCGCCATGATCACCCCGGGCGACAAGATCCTTGGTCTTTCCCTGGCACACGGCGGTCACCTGACCCACGGCATGAAGCTCAACTTCTCCGGCAAGCTCTACAACGTAGCTGCCTACCAGGTTGAAGAAGACAACTTCCGCATTGACATGGACAAGCTCCGCGAGCAGGCCATCGCTGAGAAGCCCCAGGTCATCATCGCAGGCTGGTCCGCGTACCCCCGCCACCTCGACTTTGCTGCCTTCCGCTCCATCGCGGACGAAGTTGGCGCACTACTGTGGACGGACATGGCGCACTTCGCCGGTCTGGTTGCAGCGGGTCTGCACCCGAGCCCGGTCCCGTACTCCGACGTCGTCACCTCCACGGTGCACAAGACCCTCGCAGGTCCGCGTTCCGGTGTGATCCTTGGCAAGCAGGAGTGGGCCAAGAAGCTCAACTCCAGCGTCTTCCCGGGCCAGCAGGGCGGTCCGCTCATGCACGTGATCGCGGCCAAGGCTGTCGCGTTCAAGATCGCCGGCGGCGAAGAGTTCAAGGAGCGCCAGGAGCGTGTCCTCGAGGGCGCCAAGATCATCGCAGACCGCCTGAACCAGTCCGATGTTGCCGAGGCCGGAGTTTCGGTCCTGACCGGCGGCACCGACGTTCACTTGGTCCTGGTTGACCTCCGCAACTCGCAGCTGGATGGTCAGCAGGCCGAAGACCTCCTGCACTCGGCGGGCATCACTGTGAACCGCAACTCTGTTCCGTTCGATCCCCGCCCGCCGATGGTCACCTCCGGCCTCCGCATCGGTACGCCTGCCCTGGCTACCCGCGGGTTCGGTGCCACCGAGTTCACCGAGGTTGCCGAGATCATCGCCACCGCGCTCAAGGCAGGCTCCGCCGCCGACGTCGAGTCCCTCCAGGCACGCGTCGACAAACTGGCTGCCGACTTCCCGCTGTACCCGCAGCACGAGCAGTGGTAA
- a CDS encoding gamma carbonic anhydrase family protein: MAPSYTFAGDTPAIHASAFVAPTASIIGKATLAADSSAFYGVSVRADTAAISVGAGSNLQDNVVLHADPGFPCTVGERVSVGHSAVVHGCTVEDDCLIGMSATILNGAVIGSGSLIAAGAVVLEGTVIPPRSLVAGVPAKVRRELTDEEIEGVKHNAAHYKELAAAHREMHA; this comes from the coding sequence ATGGCTCCCTCTTACACTTTCGCCGGGGACACCCCGGCCATCCATGCATCCGCCTTCGTGGCGCCCACAGCATCGATCATTGGCAAGGCCACGTTGGCTGCGGACTCCAGCGCCTTCTATGGCGTCTCCGTCCGAGCTGACACAGCCGCGATCAGCGTCGGCGCAGGGTCCAACCTCCAGGACAACGTAGTCCTCCATGCCGACCCCGGGTTCCCCTGCACTGTGGGCGAGCGCGTCTCCGTGGGCCACAGCGCAGTAGTTCACGGCTGCACTGTGGAGGACGACTGCCTCATCGGCATGAGTGCCACCATCCTCAACGGCGCAGTGATCGGATCTGGATCGCTCATTGCTGCTGGCGCCGTGGTTCTGGAAGGCACGGTCATTCCGCCCCGCTCCCTCGTGGCCGGTGTTCCCGCCAAGGTCCGCCGTGAGCTCACCGATGAGGAGATCGAAGGCGTCAAGCACAACGCCGCGCACTACAAGGAACTCGCGGCGGCGCACCGGGAGATGCACGCTTAG
- a CDS encoding PadR family transcriptional regulator, with product MTVSHPEPPASEGADWPSDWLRATLGFFALHALSAGPSYGYAIISELERNGFGTVKGGTLYPLLTRYEAAGLVTTEWRAGDGGPGRKYFALTDRGRAEKNRLSADWLRFTALSNRYLSDGQHTMEITT from the coding sequence ATGACAGTTTCTCATCCTGAGCCACCGGCGTCAGAGGGCGCCGATTGGCCAAGCGATTGGCTGAGGGCGACCCTGGGTTTCTTTGCGCTTCATGCCCTCTCCGCCGGACCCTCCTACGGTTACGCGATCATCAGTGAACTCGAGCGCAACGGTTTCGGCACCGTCAAAGGCGGCACCCTCTACCCACTCCTCACCCGCTACGAGGCTGCCGGCCTGGTGACTACCGAATGGCGGGCAGGTGACGGCGGACCGGGCCGAAAGTACTTCGCGTTGACTGACCGCGGGCGTGCCGAAAAGAACCGGCTCAGCGCGGACTGGCTGCGATTCACCGCACTCAGCAACCGATACCTCAGCGACGGACAGCACACGATGGAGATCACTACATGA
- a CDS encoding class I SAM-dependent methyltransferase, whose protein sequence is MHGIPEADHEADLAVYYNRHAAVRNTRALTPHRVECREWFIRLLKSEWRHSLLELGCGTGVEGVEFVRAGLHYTGVDLSSESVHVARSAGLDASVASGRDLPFPDSAFDAAWTMSTLLHVPNSRIHDVVRELVRVTAPGAPIAVGLWSGEDDEVLNPEDLEEPRRFFSRRRDETVRMIFGEHGTVEHFRTWPEGVGVESGPGAGQWNQHYQFLVLRTPLPN, encoded by the coding sequence ATGCACGGCATCCCCGAGGCCGATCACGAAGCTGACTTGGCGGTTTACTACAACCGCCATGCTGCCGTCCGGAATACCCGGGCGTTGACCCCGCACCGCGTTGAATGCCGGGAGTGGTTCATCCGGCTGTTGAAGTCTGAGTGGCGGCACTCCTTGCTGGAACTCGGCTGTGGCACCGGAGTGGAGGGCGTGGAGTTCGTCCGCGCGGGGCTGCATTACACCGGTGTTGACCTGTCCTCGGAGAGCGTTCATGTGGCGCGCTCGGCCGGGCTTGACGCCTCGGTGGCCAGCGGGCGGGACCTGCCGTTTCCCGATTCCGCCTTCGACGCCGCATGGACCATGAGCACCCTTTTGCATGTGCCCAACAGCCGGATTCACGACGTCGTCCGGGAACTTGTGCGGGTCACCGCACCTGGTGCGCCAATCGCCGTCGGGCTCTGGTCAGGCGAGGACGACGAAGTCCTGAACCCCGAAGACCTGGAAGAACCGCGGCGCTTCTTCAGCCGCCGCCGCGACGAAACCGTGCGCATGATCTTTGGCGAACACGGCACCGTGGAGCATTTCCGGACCTGGCCGGAAGGTGTGGGCGTGGAGTCCGGTCCCGGCGCGGGTCAGTGGAATCAGCACTACCAGTTCCTGGTCCTCCGCACCCCGTTGCCCAACTGA
- the purU gene encoding formyltetrahydrofolate deformylase, producing the protein MTDSTAFVVTLSCPDRPGIVHAVAGALLESGCNIADSQQYGSPSTGNFFMRVEATTASSQAELAASLRPVAESFGMTWQINPVGEKVRTIILCSKDAHCLNDLLFQQRTGTLPIEVPAIVSNHRDLESLADFYGIPFHHLPVTPETKPQAEAQLLKLVAEHDVELTVLARYMQVLSNELCTELNGKAINIHHSFLPSFKGAKPYHQAHARGVKIIGATAHYVTADLDEGPIIEQEVIRVDHARTAAQFVQMGRDVEGRTLAQAVQWHAEHRVLLDGTRTVVFN; encoded by the coding sequence GTGACTGACTCCACCGCTTTCGTTGTAACACTCTCCTGCCCCGACCGCCCCGGCATTGTCCATGCGGTGGCGGGCGCCCTCCTCGAGTCCGGCTGCAATATCGCCGACTCCCAGCAGTACGGAAGCCCCAGCACAGGCAACTTCTTCATGCGCGTGGAGGCAACCACGGCGTCGTCCCAAGCCGAACTGGCCGCTTCTCTTCGGCCGGTTGCCGAATCCTTCGGCATGACGTGGCAGATCAACCCGGTTGGCGAAAAGGTCCGCACCATCATCCTGTGCTCCAAGGACGCGCACTGCCTCAACGACCTCCTGTTCCAGCAGCGCACAGGTACGTTGCCGATCGAGGTTCCGGCGATCGTGTCCAACCACCGCGATCTTGAGTCATTGGCGGATTTCTACGGCATCCCCTTCCACCACCTCCCGGTGACGCCGGAAACCAAGCCACAGGCTGAGGCGCAGCTGCTGAAGTTGGTGGCCGAGCACGATGTTGAGCTCACCGTCCTGGCCCGGTACATGCAAGTCCTCTCCAACGAGCTCTGCACGGAGTTGAACGGCAAGGCCATCAACATCCACCACTCGTTCCTCCCCTCCTTCAAGGGCGCCAAGCCCTACCACCAGGCTCACGCCCGTGGTGTGAAGATCATCGGCGCCACCGCCCACTATGTGACGGCGGACCTCGATGAGGGGCCGATCATCGAGCAGGAAGTTATCCGCGTGGACCATGCCCGGACTGCAGCCCAGTTCGTCCAGATGGGTCGCGACGTGGAAGGCCGCACGTTGGCCCAGGCCGTTCAGTGGCACGCCGAACACCGGGTGCTCCTGGATGGCACGCGGACCGTGGTGTTCAACTAG